From the genome of Mustelus asterias chromosome 7, sMusAst1.hap1.1, whole genome shotgun sequence, one region includes:
- the LOC144495748 gene encoding pancreatic progenitor cell differentiation and proliferation factor-like protein has translation MASVPSAGCLLAARNQYYRTRHNSTSGVTSHGSCCLESTIEHEKPHQGFLFTLEKCLWLKNFLNCETVHHPINTGLSAGSGHR, from the exons ATGGCATCTGTTCCTTCAGCTGGCTGTTTACTTGCAGCACGGAATCAGTATTATAGAA CCCGGCACAATTCCACGTCAGGTGTGACCTCTCATGGTTCATGCTGTTTGGAAAGTACCATAGAGCATGAAAAACCTCATCaag GATTTCTTTTTACATTGGAGAAATGTTTGTGGTTAAAGAACTTTCTGAACTGTGAGACTGTTCATCACCCCATTAACACTGGATTATCTGCAGGAAG TGGTCATCGTTGA